TGAGCAAaggctggggttaatatacccctgatggtgcccgcctcTCGTATCCGTGGcacctgggaaaagggagggggcgAATCCCACCGGGTATGAAAGCCCTCAGAGTAGTTGcagctgtttggctcctctgactcGAGTTCAAGGGGAGCAAAGGGCTTGTTATAGAAGgaaactcttcagaaaaataatagCACTTTCATTTTTGCAACAACTACTTGGAGTAAAAGGGCAGAAAACTGGTAAGACATAAAACTTTGTGTTTAGGTATCACAGCTAGATAAATtgggtaatttgctgttaacttaTATAATTATTCTTTAGTGATCACTAAGTAGCATATCACATGTGACCTAGTAGGGTGGAGAAGAATACTAATGATGTAAATAGTGTAAGTCTCCTTGGGACTCCTAATTCGGCCTATCTACGttataaacaaaaataagaaaacaagaaatctCCTGGGCAGCATTATGGTTAAGTACATGCCAGGCTCACCCTTCTCTGAGATAGCTGGTCCAAAAGCACAGAAGGAGTGCCcagaaattaatattaaaatccttaaaatgctgaaaaagagCTTCTTTCAAGTGAACCCGTAAAAATGAGAAACCGGGGCAGTTAGCTCCACTGAAACTGATAAAATGGCAAATAAACCAATTCTGCCCTTTAATTTATTCTCCAAAAATATTGTGAAAAGAAGGGTTCTCCTCAATTTAAATCCCTCCAGCAACGAAAAAAGAGAACATTTTCCCTCAATCAAAATCCTTAACAATGAGGAACAGCTGGGGAAGGTTTGCAGGAAGCACTTAAGACTGACAAAGCAGTCTGactctgcagtggtggcagctTGGGTCTGGGAGACATCCGGCACAATGACCAATTTTCAGCGTGCAGCCGGCCGCTCTGGGCCACGGGCCCCTGAACACCAGCGCTGGCCCTTTTCCCTGGCAAACAAAACTAACTAACCCAGTTTCCTGATGGTAGATTGCAGGAGACACTTGGCACTGTCAAAGCAGCCCGAGTTGGCACTGGTGCCAGCTTGGGTCGGGGAAGCATCCTGTGTATTGTGGAATTTCAGGAGGCAGCCGGCCCCTCCAGGCCACAGGCCCCCAAACACCAACCTGAgcccttttccttttgccaagCAGCCCTCAGGCTCTGTCTGTCACCCTCAAGCCCCCCCAAGGCCCCTTCAGCTgcccctcagctcctgtgtgtcacccttgacccctctcctttgcccctcagcccccagcttctctgtgtcaccctacagctgcccctgccaccctcagcatctctgtgtgtcacccgctgtcccctctccctgttcctccctcagctcccagcctctgtcaccctcaagcccccacagtgcccctcaagctgcccctcagcctctGTCATGCCCTGAAAGGACCCTAAAAAAATCCTATCAATTACCTTACAAGCCCTAGTTTTCAAAGTGTCCTAAACACCCCACAGAAACCTAAAAATAGCCTCAAAATACACTAAAAATACCCTACTTTTAAAAAGCCCCTATAACACCCCTGAAAATCCTCAACGAACctttaaaaaatccttaaatAATCCTAAAAGAGCTCTAAGAATACCCCTTAAATCTTTAAAATGCCCTGATAAGActctaaaaaaaaccctaaaaaattcccctcaaaacCTTAGAAATACCAAAGTCCTAAAAAAGTCCTCCATATACCCTCAACACTCCTCTAAAAGCCCGAGAAACTTTTAAGTCTTCCTAAATAAGTCCCAAGAATACCCAAAACCACCCCTAACAATTCCAAGTAGTAGTAAGACAGCCCTTAAAATACCATAAAATCATTCTGTTGTAACTCTGAAAAAGCTCTAAAGGTATCCTAAACATTCCcagagaattcctaaaaaactcctgaaaaaaaaaaaaaatccccacaatagcctttaaaagccctgaaaaaaaactaaaaaaaaccctaaaaactgtTCAACCCTTACCTGTAACTCTGTAGCCTCCAAACATCATCTCTACCTATAAATTGGGGTAATTGCCTGCACCTGCTGGGAGAGTTCTGGGGCTGTCCCACCCTGAGGGCTGCACCTGTACCCCAACCCTACCTGGTACCCTGTGTCCTTTGCCCCCCTAACCCTCAGTGTCAGCTCTCTGCTGGTCCAGCCCCCCCCCTTTGCCCCTCAGCCCGCAACGTCTGTgtgccaccccaaaccccccccgcAACATCTGTgtgccaccccaaacccccccgcAACATCTGTgtgccaccccaaacccccccacaATGTCTGTGTGCCACCCCAAGCTCCCCACAATGTCTGTgtgccaccccaaaccccccccacaatgtctgtgtgccaccccaaaccccccacaATGTCTGTGTGCCACCCCAAGCTCCCCCCACAATGTCTGTgtgccaccccaaacccccccgcAACATCTGTgtgccaccccaaacccccccacaatgtctgtgtgccaccccaaaccccccccgcAACATCTGTGtgccaccccaaaacccccccccaATGTCTGTGTGCCACCCCAAGCCCCCCCCACAATGTCTGTGTGCCACCCCAAGCCCCCCCCACAATGTCTGTGTGCCACCCCAAACCGCCCACAATGTCTGTgtgccaccccaaacccccccgcAACATCTGTgtgccaccccaaacccccccacaatgtctgtgtgccaccccaaaccccccacaatgtctgtgtgccaccccaaaccccccccacaatgtctgtgtgccaccccaaaccccccacaATGTCTGTGTGCCACCCCAAGCTCCCCCCATAATGTCTGTgtgccaccccaaaccccccccacaatgtctgtgtgccaccccaaaccccacaatgTCTGTGTGCCACCCCAAGCTCCCCCCACAATGTCTGTGTGCCACCCCAAGCTCCCCCCCCAATGTCTGTGTGCCACCCCAAGCTCCCCGACACTGTCCCTTGGCCCCCTGGCCTCCACCGTGCACTCTCCACCTGGTTAGGGGTATTTTAGGGTGAGGTGAGGGGTGGTGTGAGGGCTGGCTCACCTGTCCCCCTCAGGCACCCCCCACTTTGCCCCTCAAGGCACCCCCAAGttccccactgcagcccctcagcgTCTCTGTGCCCCCGGAGCCCCCCCTTTGCTCCTAAATGCCTCTTCTGCCTCTCAgctgcccctggtgtcaccctgcagccccctcccctcctgcagggagTCACGGGTGGGCGGTGGGGGCActgagggatggggcaggggtgggatgggctgGAAGTTTGAGTAGGGGTGAGGAGTGAAGGAGGGGACACGGCAGAAGAGGCCTGAGGGGAGGAGGCAAGGCTTAGCATGGGGCACTCCATTTCCTCCAGACCAAAGctgcagcaaaataaaattctgtttgccctggcagtgccaaacGCCTCCTGCAAAGTGGCACCAGGAACCTGAGTTTtgtttcccagggaaaaaaaaccctaaaatatcCTTATCCAGCGTTGGTGTCCAGGGGTCCGTGGCCCCGAATCACCTTCTGCCTCCTTAATTTGCAAACGGGGCAAAGCTGCAAGGAACTGTGGCTTTGGCTGGCCTAGCATGGCCAGATCCATTCTCTAAACCTGTCCCAAGACACTCAAGTCCAAGGCTCTCCTTCCTGTGCTCAGGAGCCCCTTCTGGTTTTCCTCAGACCTCCCTACTCAGCAACGCCCCAAACTCCTACAAATTTGTCCCATCCCTGAAGGGGCCGTGccacccccccaccccatgCCAGCCCCCACTAACCCCACCACCCCAATTCCCCTGTGTGGAGGGGAGAAAATGTCAGAGGAGACAAGAGCAGAGGAGGCAGAGACAGACCCTTTATGGGCATCATGCTGGGAGAGCCCAGCAGGCAGGGCCCCCTTGGCTGGGGCAGGGGTTACGAGGGTCTGGGGGCTCGGGGGGACGGTGGTGGCACGGGGAGGCTCAGCTGCGCTCCTCCAGGCTCAGGCGGTCGAACAGGTACTCGCCCAGGCCGCTCGAGGCCCCCCCGCCGTTGTTGAGGCGGCGCAGGTTGGTGGCGTGGTCACCCAGAGCCTTGATGGCCTTCACCTGCTCGTCCAGGTAGTGCGACTCCAGGAAGTCACAGAGCTGCGGGACACGGGAGGGTCAGGCAGGGCCGAGGGTCCGGGGGAGGTGAGGGACCCTGGAGCAGCGGGAGATCTCAAACACTTCCCCTGGAGAGGGAGGGTGGACAGAGCCTCTGCACCAGGAGGGGGGTATTGCACCTGGGGGGGCCCTTTTTGGGGGGTGAGGACCCCCAGGAAATACTCACCGTACGGCCATGGCTGTAACCGTGCCCCCCACCTCCCCAGGTGATTCTGGGGGGGTCACAGcgacccccccagccccacatcaGAGGGTGGAACCGCAGGATCCCCCCTCCCTCTGGATCCCCAGGGCGATCCCGTGGGAAAagggaggaactgggagcactgggagctggggagggggcgtCAGACccttgaggaggaggaggagggcggcCGAAGCCGGGGGGGTCTCACTCACGTGGGGGTCTCCCTTCTCGGCAGCCAGGGcgtgcagctccagcagcgcCTGGTTCACCgacttctccagctgcagcgCCGCCTCCACCGCCTCCAGCGCCGAGCCCCAGGTGTCCCGCTCCGGCTTCTGCGGGGCACCGCGGTCACCGGGAGGGGCCCAGGTGGGCCACGTAGCCCCCCTCGATCCCCCGGACACGCACCTTGACGTCCTGCAGCAGGACGCGGCCGCCGCGGTTGGTCTGGAAGCGCAGCAGCCCCTCGGCGTGCTCCCGCTCCTCCCGCGACTGCTCCAGGAAGAACCGCGACAGTCGCGACAAAGCCACGTCGTCCCTATCGAAGTAGAAGCCCtaggggagggaggagaggtcAGGGGGAGCCTCCCAGGACCTCTCCCCACCCCTCAAATTCCTGGCATTCCGCCCTGCCATcagcggggcggggcgggactTTGGGGCGCACCAAGGGGGTCCCACAAGCCCCGGGGGTCCCGAGCCCCCCTACCATGGACAGGTAGACGTAGGAGGCGTAGAGCTCCATGTTGGCCATGCGGTTGACGGCGGCCTCGCAGTCGCGGTGGTAATTCTGGCGGACCTGGGACTCCATGGCGGCGCGgccggacggacggacggacggacggagcGGCTCGGGAGCGGCGGGACGGACGGATGGACGGACGGAGCCGCGAGCAGCCGGTTCCGTTCAAGCACTGTTGAAGCGAGAACGCGGCTGTGGCCGCTCAACGTCCGCCGGGGGGGGTTTATGTCCCTTCCCCGCCGCGGGGGCGGAGAGAAGGGGgcgcgccccccgcccgcccccttTTCACCCGGGAGGACCCGGGTGGCCTTGGCCCTTGTCCCCGTTTGTCACACGGCCCCGCAGTCAGCATGACTgggcaggattttgggggggtcggCGGATGGGGGGGGTTCCACCCCACCCTTGTGCGCCCCCCATGAGTGGGGTGACCAGGAGagggggggctgggggagacCGCGGTTCGCCGGTGGGtcggggggcacagggggggctggggaggagttggggggcacagggggactggggaggggctgggggggcacaggggggcacaGGATAGGAGCCGAGGGGCGGTTTTGGAGTGTGCTGGGGCGCAGGTTGCCCGTTAATCGGAGTtggggggctggggcagagccgCTGTTCACCGGTGGGTCGGGGGACACAGGGGAAGCCGgggggcggttttggggtgtcccggcGGGTCGGGGGGTGCCGGGTGACTCCCACTAATCGGAGTTTAGCGGGCTGTAGGGTGCGGAAGGAGCTGACTCAGCGTGAGCTGACTCAGCGCCGGACCATAAAAGAGGAACTTGGCAGCGCTGACTCCGCGTTTCCGCCGCCCcgggactggggggaactggggggaactgggagccTCCCCCTCAAAGCCACCCCCACACTCGGGGGGGGACCacccccccaaagcccccgAAGTCACCCCCACACCCGGGGGGAATCACCCCCACAATCCCCCgaagtcaccccaaaatccttttGTCCCCCAGAGATCCAGAGGCTGCGCTGCAGGAGGGACGCGGCCCCGTGGGGAAGGGTCCAGATGTGggacccccaccccaaacccccaaccccccccccatGGCCGCTCAGTGAACCCCGGgacgccccccccccccccccccccccccacggACCCCAAATGGCCCTGCGGGGAAAGGGGGGGGAAGGTGGGGGGTAAGGAcccttccccaccctcccccATCAGGCGGGACCCCAACCCCCGAGATGTTGTTGGACAAAAGGGGGAGGGGCCCctgaccccccccccaaaacgGCCCCGCAggcgccccccccccccaagcCAGGTGGGAAAAGCGAAAGTGAAAGCGGCGCtgccccccccaaaattcctgtcCCCCCCTCCCCTACCGCACCCCGAGACCCCcgagatttttttggttttttttgcgaGGGGGGGGCACGCCCAGGAAGCTCCgcattcccttttttttttttaatttccatggAAATTCCGAGATACAAAAACCAAGgtacaaaaaaagagaagaaaaatccaCGATGGAGAAAAGCGATTTTGGGGGCGGGGGGGCAGAGAGGGGGGGCCCCCCCATTTTGGGGAGGGGCGGTTCCCTGTGACGTCACCGCCGAGAGCACCGTgggagggggtgggggacaCGGGGGCACCTCCAAAAACCgggagggggggagggggtgTAAACAGGGGGTGTGGCCCCCCCCCACCCTGAGAGCCCCCGCCCCGGGAGGGGGGTATTGCACCTGGGGGGCCCTTTTTGGGGGCGGGGACCCCCAATAAATACTCACCCTACAGCCATGGCTGTaacccaaccccccccccccaccccccaggTCATCCTGGGGGGGTCACAGAGACACCCGACCCCCCTGGGGGGGTCACAGAGacaccccaccccccccagcCACCCCCACATCAGGGGTGGAACCGCAGgattcccccccccccttccccccccacTCGAAGCACCACAAaccaagggcagggcagggctggggaggtccccgacccccaaaacccccccaaatcccagctgtgGCCTCTgggggggggtctgggggatggagggaaggaggagggggggAGGGTCCCCCCCAGCTCGACCACCGCCCCAAAATCCAGGTGAGCGAGCGGTGTTGGTTAAAAACCCCCCGGGCCCGGGGTCAGCACCATCCCTGCCGGCAGGGCCAGTccgggggggggtcccgggcgGGGGGGGACAGAAATTGGCCCCCCCCCCAGAGTCTAGGACATCTTCCAGATGGTCAGCGAGGCCGTGAGCACGCCGGCGGCGAAGATGGTGATGGTCTGCCAGGTGGGGGTCCCGAAGTGGGACAGGAGCCCTTCctgggggggcacgggggggacGAGGTCAGCACCCTGTGCTGGGGGGTCCCAAACGTCCCCCCACCCCCCCTAGAACaaccagcccagggcagctgggaaagggggGATGGAGGATTTGGGGTAATTTGGGGGTaaatttggggcaaatttggggtaAAAGGGAACATTGGGGAAGGGAGATTGCCAAACAGGGGCACGGCCCCCCGAGGAATGGGGGGGTTGGGGTACAAGGGAGGGGTCAGGGGCACAGACCCCCAAGGAAtggggggctttggggtctCACCCATCCACCCTGGGCCTGGATCCAGGCCAGCACGTGCTCCTGCAGATACTCCATGGTCCAGCGCAGGATGGTCTGGACCAGCTCCGGGACCTTGGTGCACAGAGCCTGCCGGGGCAGAGGAGGGGGCTCAGAGGGGCCGGGAAGGCCCTTCCAGGGGCTCAGAGGGCCCCGGGGAGGCCTTTGGGGGGGCTCCACACCCACCTTGACACCAGCTTGCAGGCAAAGTAGAAGAGGGCGACCACGCGGCCCCAGTTGAAGGTGCCATCGGCGAACATCTCCCTGGCCACGCGGAAGAAAAGCTTCTTGGGGGCGTCACAGCCCACCTGCTCGATCATCCTGGGGCCGGGCACGGTGGGCAGGGGGGGACAACAAGGGCCGGGGAGTAAATTCTGGTCAGCTCATTCTGGGGGGTCACCGAGACACCCCAGCCCCCCAGCCACCCCCACATCGGGGGTGGAACCGCAGGattccccccccaaatcccagctttgcccccgggagcagcagagctgcccaccTCTGCAGCTCCATGTTGCTGTCAGCTCGTCGCCGATGCGGCGCAGGCACTCGCTGAGGCGTTTGGTGTcggggctgctgggctggggctggcccagctCGGCCTCGCTCAGCGCCACGGCCTGGGGGTCCCCGCAGCGCTGCACGCGGGTCCCGCACGAACCTGGGAGCCCCCGGTGCTCTGGGTGACCCCCCGGCTCCGGGAACCCCGGCCCTTCGTCCCTCAGTCCCACCTTCCCCCCAGGGTCACAGCTCACCCCCGTGTCCAGGGCCGTCTCAGGCCCCTGGGATCCTCTCGTGTCCCCCTAACTCCCCCCTcgctccctgtgtccccacagctctgcatcctctCAAGCCCCGCCCCAAGCTTTGAGTTCCCCCCCACACTCTGTGTCCCCCCAGAATCCCACAAGCCCCCCAaggttccctcccagtcccaagtgcccctccctccctccctgcgtCCCCAAAGTCCCCCCTCACCTCGTGAcctccccagtcccctcccagtcccaagTTCCCATcgtgtcccccccagtcccctcccagtcccaagTCCCCACTACTCCCCAAGTCCCATCGTGTCCCCCCtcaccctgtgtcccccccagtcccctcccaatCCTAAGTCCCCCCCTTATCCCCCAGTCCCTTCCCAGTCCCAAGTTCTCCCCaagtcccctcccagtcccaagTCCCACCCACACCCTGTGTCCCCCAagtcccccctgtgtcccccaagTCCCCCCCGCACCCCGTGTCCCCAAAgctccccccatgtcccccccagtcccctcccagtcccaagTCCCCCCACACCCTGTCCCCCCCAAGTCCCTTCCCAGTCCCAAGTCCTTCCTGTGTGCCCCAAGTCCCTCCCTTGTCCCCCCAGGCCCCTCCGGGTCCCAAGTCCTCCCCGCTTCCGTGTCCCCCCCAAGTCCCTTCCCAGtcccatgtccttcctgtgtcCCCCAACttcccccggtgtccccccgagtcccctccctgtcccaagTCCCCAAGTCCGCCCCCGTGTCCTCTCcagtcccctccctgtcccaagTCCCCAAGTCcgcccccgtgtcccccccagtcccctcccGGTCCCAAGTCCCCAgctccccccgtgtcccccccagtcccctcccGGTCCCAAGTCCCCCCGCGGTGTCCCCAAGCCGCCCCTTgtcccccccggccccgcccgttCTCCCGCCGCTCCCCTACTCACGCCCGCAGCAGGATCGCCCCAGTCTGCATGATCTGGTCCGAGGAGGCCCCTGCGGACAGCGGGGTGCTCACCGGGCCGCCCACCGACGCcggctgccgccgccgccgcctccccgggCCGCGCAGGCCGCGCCCCGCCGCCGGTCCTGCCGCTCCCCCCACTCACCGCCGCCCCCTGGTGGCGGGGCGGGCtcgccgccgccggccccggctccGGGATCGGCTCCGGGATCGCTGCCGCCTCCTccgcctccgccgccgccccgctGGGCCgaagccgccgccgccgccatcgcGCCCGGAACACGTGGGCCCCGCCGCCGTCACGTGACACCGGCGGGGCCGGGACGCTGCCTCACGTGAGCGGATCGGGGGCGGGGCTGATGTGAGGCCATGTCCCCCCCGGGGAGGCTCCGCCCCATGACCCGTCACTCATTGCTCGGTCACGCCCCCTGTGCAGGCCCCTCCCTTTTGCTCGTCACTCATTGTCCGGTCCCGCCCCCTCCCGGATTCGGCCCcgcccccgcagccccccgggacccccggggtCACCGCCCGGTCCCAGGGGTCACACCGGGGGTCACGACCCCGCTCCCGGGAGTCACACCGGGGGTCACACCGGGGGTCACACCGGGGTCACGGCCCCCGCCGTCCGTGGGGGTCCCGGGGCGACGCCCCCGCGGCGCTTCCGCCGTCCCCGGCGCTTCCCGCGGGTCCCGAGGCGGCGGCaccgggcggggcgggaggggAACCGGGGCCCGGGGACGGTTCGGGCTCGGCGTGGGCTTGGGGTCCGTGCGGGTGCGACCCCCGAAGCGCGGCCATGAGCCCCAAAAGCTGCCTGGGCTGCACCAAgtgcttcctcttcctcctcaaccTCTTCTTCTTCGTGAGTGGGGcttgggggagggggggggcaggggggataTGGGGGGACCTGAGGGGACTCGGGGGGGCCTCCCGGtgctggggggcactgggggtccccCATGTCCTGACCTGGGCTCCCCCCCAGTTCCTGGGCGTCCTCCTCCTCGCCTTCAGCTTCTGGGTCCTGTTCGACCGGCAGAGCTTCGCCGCCGTGCTGGGTAAGGCACCCCCAAATCGGGGGGGCACCCCGAGAGCTGCGGCACCCCCAGAGGGTGCCTGATCccccctcggtgtccccagggtcGCCGCTGCTCAGCCTGAGGCACTGCTCCTATGGCTTCTCGGGGGTCGGCATGGCCACCATGCTCCTGGGcttcctgggctgcctgggggcCCTCAAGGAGGTCAAGACCATGCTGGGGATGGTGAgtcggggggctcgggggggtcCGGGGGGATTCGGGGAACCGGGAGGGTgcagggtggctgtgctgcaaCTTCCTGGGGTGACCGCAGGGACACGTGGTGCCACCACATCCTGCACCGGGGGGACAGCAGCGGGGAGGGGGCGACCctgtgggctggggaggggctggggaggggctggggggcaggtCCGGCTGACcccggaggggctggggggcaggtCTGGctgacccccatcccccccGTTTGTCCCCAAAGTATTtcgggctgctgctgctgctcctcgcTGCCCAGATCACCATGGCCATCATCGTCTACACGCAGCGCGCCACTGTGAGTGCGGGGGCCCCGTCCCAGCTGGGGGGGACCCCGGGGTCGGGGTGCGACGCCGGGGGTCGGGGGGCGAGGCTGTGCtgacccctgtccccagctggctGCCAAGGTGGCCACCTACGCCGAGGAGCTGATCCGGGGGTACCCAGCCCAGGGACCACCTGGGGACTCTCACGAGAGCTGGGACGCTGTCCAGCAGCAGGTGAGACGCCCTCCCCCCAAAAGGAGCCCAGGACCACCCCTCGGCCACCACACTgaccctctgccccctccccagctcggCTGCTGtgggtggaagggacctcaggACTGGGAGCAGCACGATGAGGccaccagggatggggacagggacagagccatcgcctgctcctgcctcagggcACCCAACGGCACCCATGGGAGCCCGTGGGTGCTCCCCCATGGCCGCTGccccacagccaccccccaGGACACCTTCCCCACGGTGAGGCACGGGGCAATCGGGGGGTCCCGGAGCTCCGGGGGGGGCTCCAAGTGACCCCCCAGTTGTCACCCCAGGGCTGCAAGGAGAGAGTCCAGAGCTGGCTGGCCGGAAACCTGGTCACCATCGTGGGGGCTTGCGTCGGCATTGGCCTGGGGGAGGTAGGGGGATGCCCTGGGGCGGGGGGTGTTCGGAGGGCTGTGGGGGGATGCCCTGGGGTGGGGGGGCTGAGTTGGGGGTGCTCGGAAGGCTGTGGGGGGATGCCCTGGGGCggggggctgagctggggggggctgggggtggctgaAAGGCTGTGGGACCACAggtggggtgggctgggggggccAGGGAGGGTTCAGGGGAGGGTCCTAGGGGATTCAGGGTGGCCAGAAGGGTCGGAGGGGGCTCAGGGTGGCCGGGAGGGGAGTCAGGGGTCCGAGGGATTGGGGGGAGCTGATCCTGatctctgctgccagctctccctgctgatgCTGTCGATGTTCCTGCTCCGGAACCTGGACTCCCGCTACGAGAAGCTGCTGCGAGGGCTCTGAGGGGGCCGGGGTGGTGTCGGGGGGAAGCGCGGAGGGTTTTGTGCTTCAATAAAAGCCGTTGGGAAGCAGCGGAACCGGGACGGGACCGGGAGCGCGCCGGGACGGGACGGGGAGCGCGCGGAGCAGCAGGGCCACGCCCCTTCCCTCTGACCACGCCCCTTTCTCTCTGAGCGGGAAGGGCTCGCGCCAAGCCCCGCCCCTCTCCTCGCCGTGAGGCGATTCCCGCCCCCCTCACCGGCTCCCCCTCAACCCCTCAGCGGCGCTCCCGGGACCCCCCGAGACCCTCGACACCGCCCCGGAGCACCCCTGAACACCATGGCTGCAGAGCTTCCCTGCGCCCCGGGCGCCGCCATCCCCCTGCCAGGTGCGGGCACCATGAGGGAGCGGGGTGGGGGGCGAGGCTCCGACCCCTCCATAACGCGTGTccccccctcagcccctgccgAGAGCGGCTGCTCGGACGAGTTCGCCCTGGACTGCACCTTCGCTGCCTGCGACCCCGAGCGTACAGGTAGCCGAAGCCGCTGGGGCCTCGGTGGGTGCAACCAAACTGAGCTGGTGGTCCCTGAGCCCTCGGTCCATCCGCACAGGGCTGGTGCAGCCGCAGCGGGTGGTGGAGTACGTGGCGGCCATGACCGGGCACAGCGGGCACGACGGACGGCTGCGGGCGCTGCAGCGGGCATTGGACCCCGCAGCCGCGGGCACGGCGCTGGACTGGAGCCGGTTTCGCAGCGCCATGG
The window above is part of the Agelaius phoeniceus isolate bAgePho1 chromosome 37, bAgePho1.hap1, whole genome shotgun sequence genome. Proteins encoded here:
- the LOC129134196 gene encoding ferritin heavy chain A-like yields the protein MESQVRQNYHRDCEAAVNRMANMELYASYVYLSMGFYFDRDDVALSRLSRFFLEQSREEREHAEGLLRFQTNRGGRVLLQDVKKPERDTWGSALEAVEAALQLEKSVNQALLELHALAAEKGDPHLCDFLESHYLDEQVKAIKALGDHATNLRRLNNGGGASSGLGEYLFDRLSLEERS
- the LOC129134200 gene encoding LOW QUALITY PROTEIN: apoptosis regulator BAX (The sequence of the model RefSeq protein was modified relative to this genomic sequence to represent the inferred CDS: inserted 1 base in 1 codon; deleted 1 base in 1 codon); this translates as MAAAAASAQRGGGGGGGGGSDPGADPGAGAGGGEPAPPPGGGGASSDQIMQTGAILLRAFVRDRVQRCGDPQAVALSEAELGQPQPSSPDTKRLSECLRRIGDEXDSNMELQRMIEQVGCDAPKKLFFRVAREMFADGTFNWGRVVALFYFACKLVSRWALCTKVPELVQTILRWTMEYLQEHVLAWIQAQGGWEGLLSHFGTPTWQTITIFAAGVLTASLTIWKMS
- the CD37 gene encoding leukocyte antigen CD37, giving the protein MSPKSCLGCTKCFLFLLNLFFFFLGVLLLAFSFWVLFDRQSFAAVLGSPLLSLRHCSYGFSGVGMATMLLGFLGCLGALKEVKTMLGMYFGLLLLLLAAQITMAIIVYTQRATLAAKVATYAEELIRGYPAQGPPGDSHESWDAVQQQLGCCGWKGPQDWEQHDEATRDGDRDRAIACSCLRAPNGTHGSPWVLPHGRCPTATPQDTFPTGCKERVQSWLAGNLVTIVGACVGIGLGELSLLMLSMFLLRNLDSRYEKLLRGL